In a single window of the Streptacidiphilus sp. P02-A3a genome:
- a CDS encoding helix-turn-helix transcriptional regulator, which yields MSVTDLPPTVPVTEALPGRSAAAPRRTELAAFLRTRRARVTPEDVGMAPGLRRRTPGLRREEVAQLAGVGVTWYTWLEQGRPINASEQVLGAIARTLRLDGAEQAHLYQLAGLRAVATPPPDSCPIAPEVQLILNALNPYPAALSNHRFDILRWNSAYEALFPGATLSKHGRRNSLWCSATVPECCNAFVNRAEELPRMVALLRSGYGRHVGEPYWEDFIRDLREASPDFARLWEQRDVAAHSTLLKVFRHAAVGEVRMAMTNLSAMGMPEARLVVYTPKDEESRQRMDWLLAHPGLPAVTHTH from the coding sequence ATGAGCGTGACGGACCTGCCCCCGACCGTCCCGGTGACCGAGGCGCTGCCCGGCCGCAGCGCCGCCGCGCCCCGGCGGACCGAGCTGGCGGCCTTCCTGCGGACCCGCCGCGCCCGGGTGACCCCGGAGGACGTCGGCATGGCGCCCGGCCTGCGCCGCCGCACCCCGGGCCTGCGCCGGGAGGAGGTGGCGCAGCTCGCCGGGGTCGGCGTCACCTGGTACACCTGGCTGGAGCAGGGGCGCCCGATCAACGCCAGCGAGCAGGTGCTCGGCGCCATCGCCCGCACGCTGCGGCTGGACGGCGCCGAGCAGGCCCACCTGTACCAGCTGGCGGGGCTGCGGGCGGTGGCCACGCCGCCGCCGGACAGCTGCCCGATCGCCCCCGAGGTGCAGCTGATCCTGAACGCGCTGAACCCGTACCCGGCGGCGCTGTCCAACCACCGCTTCGACATCCTGCGCTGGAACTCCGCCTACGAGGCGCTGTTCCCGGGGGCGACGCTGTCGAAGCACGGGCGGCGCAACTCGCTGTGGTGCAGCGCCACCGTCCCGGAGTGCTGCAACGCGTTCGTGAACCGCGCCGAGGAGCTGCCCCGGATGGTCGCCCTGCTGCGCTCCGGGTACGGGCGGCACGTCGGCGAGCCGTACTGGGAGGACTTCATCCGCGACCTGCGCGAGGCCAGCCCGGACTTCGCCCGGCTCTGGGAGCAGCGGGACGTGGCGGCGCACTCGACCCTGCTGAAGGTGTTCCGGCACGCGGCGGTGGGCGAGGTGCGGATGGCCATGACCAACCTCAGCGCGATGGGCATGCCGGAGGCCCGGCTGGTGGTGTACACGCCCAAGGACGAGGAGAGTCGGCAGCGGATGGACTGGCTGCTGGCCCACCCCGGCCTGCCCGCGGTCACCCACACCCACTGA
- a CDS encoding MFS transporter translates to MNETTVETSATPVTDKPVREEVSGAAPPGRPGLILGLVLGGQFMALLDLTIVNVAIPSMQHDLGASGAAMQLVVAGYSIAYAVLLITGARLGERLGYGRVFESGLALFTVFSLACGLAPDTGALIGFRVAQGVGAALMVPQVMSLIQRTFTGPSRVRALSVYTAVLATGGLAGQVLGGALVSADLFGSAWRPVFLVNVPIGLALLVAARKLLPAYPGNPGRSLDLTGLLLLAGAIGLLVVPLVLGHQENWPVWGWVMLGASVLLFAVFAVVEHRLAERGGHPLIHRRVLRSPGMLPSAAAIFLVMMAVSGFSFSMTLHLQNGLGSGPLRAGLSIAPMMVGFGLAGMYWGRLPQRLHRPLPAAALIVAAAGFAGLGLWLRSGAPLNAGQEALFLLVGLAGGCSYSPLFSRALGRVDPAQAADASGVLTTVLQLSQVVGVATVGSVFLSEVSYPASHAASGHALSVVMLLGGFLFLCASGFAHRTRLVLPRG, encoded by the coding sequence ATGAACGAGACCACTGTCGAAACGTCCGCAACTCCCGTCACTGACAAGCCAGTTCGTGAAGAAGTCAGCGGTGCCGCGCCGCCGGGGCGACCGGGCCTGATCCTGGGACTGGTACTCGGCGGGCAGTTCATGGCGCTGCTCGACCTGACCATCGTCAACGTCGCCATCCCCTCGATGCAGCACGACCTCGGCGCCTCCGGGGCGGCCATGCAGCTGGTGGTGGCCGGTTACAGCATCGCCTACGCGGTGCTCCTGATCACCGGTGCGCGGCTGGGGGAGCGGCTGGGCTACGGCAGGGTCTTCGAGAGCGGCCTGGCCCTGTTCACGGTGTTCTCGCTGGCCTGCGGGCTGGCGCCGGACACCGGGGCGCTGATCGGGTTCCGGGTGGCCCAGGGCGTCGGCGCGGCGCTGATGGTGCCGCAGGTGATGAGCCTGATCCAGCGGACCTTCACCGGCCCCTCCCGGGTCCGCGCGCTCAGCGTGTACACGGCGGTGCTGGCCACCGGCGGCCTGGCCGGGCAGGTCCTGGGCGGCGCCCTGGTCAGCGCGGACCTCTTCGGCTCCGCCTGGCGCCCGGTCTTCCTGGTGAACGTGCCGATCGGGCTGGCGCTGCTGGTCGCCGCGCGCAAGCTGCTGCCGGCCTACCCCGGGAACCCCGGGCGCAGCCTGGACCTGACCGGACTGCTGCTGCTGGCCGGGGCCATCGGGCTGCTGGTGGTGCCGCTGGTGCTGGGCCACCAGGAGAACTGGCCGGTCTGGGGCTGGGTGATGCTCGGTGCGAGCGTGCTGCTGTTCGCGGTCTTCGCGGTGGTCGAGCACCGGCTGGCGGAGCGCGGCGGGCACCCGCTGATCCACCGCCGGGTGCTGCGTTCCCCGGGGATGCTGCCGTCGGCGGCGGCGATCTTCCTGGTGATGATGGCCGTCAGCGGCTTCAGCTTCTCGATGACCCTGCACCTGCAGAACGGCCTGGGCAGCGGCCCGCTGCGGGCCGGGCTGTCCATCGCCCCGATGATGGTCGGCTTCGGCCTGGCCGGGATGTACTGGGGGCGGCTGCCGCAGCGGCTGCACCGCCCGCTGCCCGCCGCCGCGCTGATCGTGGCCGCCGCCGGGTTCGCCGGGCTCGGCCTGTGGCTGCGCTCCGGGGCCCCGCTGAACGCCGGGCAGGAGGCCCTGTTCCTGCTGGTCGGCCTAGCCGGGGGCTGCTCCTACAGCCCGCTGTTCTCCCGCGCCCTGGGCCGGGTCGATCCGGCCCAGGCGGCGGACGCCAGCGGGGTGCTCACCACCGTGCTCCAGCTGAGCCAGGTGGTCGGCGTGGCCACCGTCGGCTCGGTCTTCCTCAGCGAGGTCTCCTACCCGGCCTCGCACGCGGCCTCCGGACACGCCCTGTCCGTGGTCATGCTGCTCGGCGGCTTCCTGTTCCTGTGCGCCTCCGGCTTCGCCCACCGCACCCGGCTGGTGCTGCCGCGAGGCTAG